The proteins below come from a single Phycisphaeraceae bacterium genomic window:
- a CDS encoding prepilin-type N-terminal cleavage/methylation domain-containing protein: MMRRGFSLIELLVVIAIIAVLLAILVPALSSVRSTARTVMCLSNLRQLGVAWSVYADDFQSYAMPAADAPPAGHESDTVYWFGAVGNISGTVEAERGFLAPYLEATLHDLSVFECPNQPWGTYAAQTAPGTITTTYGYNGYYLSPSKTPGWSMQIGHRPWRRTWEIRQPAELLIFADTLLPGSPPRNSALLDPPMLYQARRGWVTNSFPTTAFRHAGAVATLSADVSGKVEQGDKEQMTHGIIGSLDMRRYVPDWMNW, from the coding sequence ATGATGCGACGCGGATTCTCTCTGATCGAACTTCTCGTGGTCATCGCGATCATCGCGGTGCTGCTGGCCATTCTCGTCCCCGCGCTGTCGAGCGTGCGCTCGACAGCCCGCACGGTCATGTGCCTGTCCAACCTGCGTCAGCTGGGCGTGGCGTGGAGTGTTTACGCCGACGATTTTCAGTCTTACGCGATGCCCGCGGCCGATGCGCCACCCGCCGGGCACGAGTCGGACACCGTGTACTGGTTCGGCGCGGTGGGCAACATCTCGGGCACGGTCGAAGCCGAGCGCGGGTTTCTCGCGCCATACCTCGAAGCGACGCTGCACGACCTGAGCGTGTTCGAATGCCCCAATCAGCCGTGGGGCACATACGCCGCGCAGACCGCGCCCGGCACCATCACGACAACCTACGGCTACAACGGCTACTACCTGAGCCCTTCAAAGACACCCGGCTGGTCGATGCAGATCGGCCATCGCCCGTGGCGGAGGACGTGGGAGATCCGCCAGCCCGCCGAACTGCTGATCTTTGCCGATACGCTCCTGCCCGGCAGCCCGCCGCGCAACAGCGCGCTGCTCGACCCGCCGATGCTGTATCAGGCCCGCCGCGGATGGGTGACCAACTCCTTCCCCACGACAGCCTTTCGCCACGCCGGGGCCGTTGCAACACTTTCGGCCGACGTGAGCGGGAAGGTCGAGCAGGGCGACAAGGAACAGATGACCCACGGCATCATCGGTTCACTCGACATGCGGCGCTATGTGCCCGACTGGATGAACTGGTAG
- a CDS encoding PQQ-binding-like beta-propeller repeat protein has protein sequence MSSTRALAASALAAALCPGASAQDWTHHARGPERVAAIDLALAGAIGSPTWVRSTTAQGAAIEFVGQASLVAAADVIVATGWIGNDFFAIAIESADGNVRWMAPMPQPVADSWSAPAIDTSRATAIVASGRAIKALSLADGATVWEIGTMSDIVNAAPLIVENAGSAARAFMTDFGFGAQPGRLYAINLDAFDAISNPFAPGDLVWSRAIGPLSGATPALHEHRVLIATSDGRVLAFDATAVADHAPLFEAINPTGLGFFGGISVRDGFAYAASYAFFGGLSSANMIKIDAATGTVIWSVPSNRTDATPVPLADGRILLSAGIAGFGSQPSLSLYVDHGASVSRAWDTHLAGGPAAGFWTFTPVALETMNQALAPAPPAANDPLGPMPRTLRLDLAKHPTDAGFVVETIEGAAISAATASGQFFGVGAGGVAAFAAALVNCPGDFNGNGTIDIFDAIAFLAAFSARDPAADLNGDGLFDFFDVQLFLAQYAAGCS, from the coding sequence ATGAGTAGCACCCGCGCGCTGGCAGCCAGCGCGCTCGCGGCCGCGCTGTGCCCCGGGGCGAGCGCGCAGGACTGGACGCATCACGCGCGCGGGCCCGAGCGCGTCGCCGCGATCGATCTTGCGCTGGCCGGGGCCATCGGCTCGCCCACCTGGGTGCGCAGCACGACCGCGCAGGGCGCGGCCATCGAGTTCGTCGGCCAGGCTTCGCTCGTTGCGGCGGCCGATGTGATCGTCGCGACCGGTTGGATCGGCAACGACTTCTTCGCCATCGCGATCGAGAGCGCCGACGGCAACGTGCGCTGGATGGCGCCGATGCCCCAGCCGGTCGCCGATTCATGGTCAGCCCCCGCGATCGACACATCGCGCGCGACGGCGATCGTCGCCAGCGGCCGCGCGATCAAGGCTCTGTCGCTGGCCGACGGCGCCACAGTCTGGGAAATCGGCACAATGAGCGACATCGTCAACGCCGCGCCGCTCATCGTCGAGAACGCAGGCAGCGCGGCACGCGCGTTCATGACCGATTTCGGTTTCGGCGCTCAGCCTGGACGACTCTACGCGATCAATCTCGATGCCTTCGATGCAATCAGCAACCCATTCGCGCCCGGTGACCTCGTCTGGAGCCGCGCGATCGGCCCGCTCTCGGGCGCGACGCCCGCGCTGCATGAACATCGCGTGCTCATCGCCACCAGTGACGGCCGCGTGCTGGCCTTTGACGCCACCGCGGTCGCGGATCACGCGCCGCTGTTCGAAGCCATCAACCCGACGGGCCTCGGCTTCTTCGGGGGGATCAGCGTGCGCGACGGCTTTGCCTACGCGGCCAGCTACGCCTTCTTCGGCGGACTCTCGTCGGCCAACATGATCAAGATCGACGCGGCGACGGGCACCGTCATCTGGTCAGTGCCCAGCAACCGCACCGACGCGACGCCCGTGCCGCTGGCCGATGGACGCATTCTGCTCTCGGCGGGCATCGCAGGCTTCGGGTCGCAGCCGTCGCTGTCGCTGTATGTCGATCATGGCGCAAGCGTCAGCCGCGCATGGGATACGCATCTGGCCGGTGGGCCCGCGGCTGGATTCTGGACCTTCACGCCGGTCGCGCTCGAAACCATGAATCAAGCGCTCGCGCCCGCGCCGCCCGCTGCCAACGATCCGCTGGGCCCCATGCCGCGCACGCTGCGACTGGATCTCGCGAAACATCCGACCGACGCGGGGTTCGTGGTCGAGACTATCGAGGGCGCGGCGATCTCGGCGGCCACAGCAAGCGGGCAGTTCTTCGGCGTCGGCGCCGGAGGCGTCGCGGCCTTCGCCGCAGCACTGGTCAACTGCCCCGGAGACTTCAACGGCAACGGCACCATCGACATCTTCGACGCCATCGCGTTCCTGGCGGCCTTCTCGGCCCGCGACCCGGCGGCCGACCTCAACGGCGACGGACTCTTCGACTTTTTCGACGTACAATTGTTTCTGGCCCAGTACGCAGCAGGGTGTTCATAG